In Desulfoferula mesophila, the genomic window TTGCTGGTGTTGATTTTTCCCTTCATCGGGGCGGCGTTTGAGCGGGCCATATTCCGCAACATCCGCCACATATGGTTAGCGGGCTACATGGCCACGGTGGGCGTGTGGATGCTCATGGAGGGCCTGGGCTGGCAGGTTTTCGGCACCGAACAAAAATCTGTTTCCTTCCCCGTGACCGGCCTGATCAAATTGCCGGGTGGGGCGGTGCTGCCGGCCAATAAGATGTGGGTATGCCTGATCGCCATAGCCATCATGATAGGAGTCTACTATCTGGTGGGGCGCACCGCCTTGGGCCGGCAGCTGAGGGCGGTGGAGCAGAACCCGCGCGCCGCCCAACTGATGGGCATCAACTCCGACCGCGCCGTGTCCAAGGGTTTCGCCCTGGGGGTGACCCTGGCCGCCCTGGCGGGCGGGCTGGTCAGCACCTTGTACTCGGTGGACCCCTCTTGCGGCTCCACCCCCATGCTCAAGGCATTCATTGTCATCATCCTGGGAGGGCTGGGCAACGTCACCGGATCGGTGATAGCCGCCTATATCCTGGGATTAATCGATTCCTTCGGGGGCAGTTTGTTGGGGGCCCAGGCCGGCCACTTCATGGGTTTCGGGCTGGTGATCCTGATTCTCATTTTCAAACCGGCCGGGATCATGGGCGATGAATAGCAAACTGACTCCATATTTGGTCGCGCTGGGAGTAATGGCCCTGTTGGCCTTGTTCCCGTT contains:
- a CDS encoding branched-chain amino acid ABC transporter permease — encoded protein: MTTQMFMQMAVTGLVLGSIYMLVASGLTLIYGIMHQVNMAHGVFFMLGAMATYYATEILGLPYFAALLLLVLIFPFIGAAFERAIFRNIRHIWLAGYMATVGVWMLMEGLGWQVFGTEQKSVSFPVTGLIKLPGGAVLPANKMWVCLIAIAIMIGVYYLVGRTALGRQLRAVEQNPRAAQLMGINSDRAVSKGFALGVTLAALAGGLVSTLYSVDPSCGSTPMLKAFIVIILGGLGNVTGSVIAAYILGLIDSFGGSLLGAQAGHFMGFGLVILILIFKPAGIMGDE